CCCATGATACATTTCATCGTCGTCGTCTTGCCCGCGCCATTACGCCCCAAAAGCGCAACAACCTCATGCTGCCCAAGGTCAAGATCAACCCCGTTCAAAATCTGCGCCCGCCCGTATCGCGCCGTCAGAGCCCGCACCTCAAGCATCCGCCGCCTCCTCTTCTGCGTCGGCAAACAACGTGCCCCCGCCCAGATAAACCTCCTGAACCAACGCACTCTCGCGCGTCTCCGGCCCGGTGCCCTCAAAAATCAACTGCCCCCGGTTCAACACCAAAATCCGATGCGAATGGGCAAAAACCACGTCCATGTCATGCTCGGTAAACAAAACGCTCACACCCCGGTCCGCCACAATGCCTGCGGTCAGCTCCATCAATGCGATCCGCTCGCTCGGGGCCATCCCCGCCGTCGGCTCATCCATCAACAACAGCGCCGGATCATGGGCCAGCGCAATCGCCAGCTCCAGCCGCTTCAAATCCCCATAAGCCAGCTCGGAACACGCCCGCGCCCCCTGCTCGGTCATCGACACAAGATCCAAAAGCGCATCCGCCTCATCAACATAAGCCCGCGTCGCCCGGCTCAGCACATCAAACATCTTGCGATGATGCGACAGTAGCGCCATCTGTACATTCTCGCGCACCGTCATCGACAGGAACGTGCGCGTAATCTGAAACGTCCGCCCCACGCCCATCCGCCAAATCCGTCGCGGCCGCTTCCCGACAAGCTCCTGCCCTTCCAGCTTCACAGAGCCCCGGTCAGGGCGCAAATACCCGCCCATCATGTTGAAACAGGTGGTCTTGCCCGCCCCGTTCGGCCCGATCAGCGCCAAAAACTCGCCCTTGGCCAAATCAAACGACACATCCGACACCGCGTCCAAT
This genomic window from Rhodobacteraceae bacterium D3-12 contains:
- a CDS encoding ABC transporter ATP-binding protein, whose amino-acid sequence is MNVLEVRGLSKSFGGLDAVSDVSFDLAKGEFLALIGPNGAGKTTCFNMMGGYLRPDRGSVKLEGQELVGKRPRRIWRMGVGRTFQITRTFLSMTVRENVQMALLSHHRKMFDVLSRATRAYVDEADALLDLVSMTEQGARACSELAYGDLKRLELAIALAHDPALLLMDEPTAGMAPSERIALMELTAGIVADRGVSVLFTEHDMDVVFAHSHRILVLNRGQLIFEGTGPETRESALVQEVYLGGGTLFADAEEEAADA